TTTTTTGTATTTTTTCTTCTTGGTTTTCCTAGGTACTCTTTTAAAAGAAATGCAGATACATAAGATCTTAAATTCAATGGAACATTCTTTTTAAATAATTTTTTGTATAAAAGCAGTGTTTCTAAATCTGAACTTGACTTAATTGATTCTAAAATGCTTTTGATAGATGGTTCTAGGCTCTCGTTTAATTCTGAGAACTCCTGGTTCTTGTTACTCACCTTATCTCCTTGATAAAATTAAAAATGATTGTTTATGACTATTATGATAATCTATAATGCAAATAGTGGAAAGTGGTATGTGTTAATTAGTAGAAAGGGTCTTAAAAACCTTGTAAAATGTTAATAATATATTATCTTTAAGATAGGATGTAATAAAATGAAAGATAGTGAACAGATAAATTTAGTAAAAAAGGATATTAAATCCATAGAGATAGAAAAAAATGAGAGGATAGGTCAATTAGGTGAAATCTTCTTTGATTCAAATATAGAGTTAGAAGATAGTTCTATAATAGAAGATATCCAGAGGATTGAGAGTGAAATCCCAATAATTAAAAATAGGATGGAAGAGTTAAAGAGTTACAACCTTTCAATTACCGAGGCAGAAGAAGATGTAAAGTTATGCCATGAAAAAATTAAGGATATAAAATCCGGTATGGGATCTATATACGAGAAAGTAGGTGTTGAACTTTTCTGTTTTGTAGGGGAAAAGGAGTTAGCTTACCCCGAAATAGCAACACTGTATAAGGAGTTAAAGGAGGGAGAGGCTCGATCTGAATCCCTGGAAAATAAACTCTACTCCTATGAGAACAGTGCTTCAAAAAAAAGTTTTTTAAATATATTTTCCACACCCTTCCATGTTAGAGGGATAAAAAAAGAGATTCGTCTTAATAATAAACAGAGCTTAACAAATTTTAGAAAGCTAGGAGAGGTTTATACTAATACTCCCCAGTTAGTAAAGGATGAGAGTAATGAGTCGCTACTCGATGTTTTAGAGGAGTATAATAAGTTACAAAATAGCTTAAAAAGTCAAAATGAGAAGTTAATATCATTAAATAAAAGAATTAGTGATAATGAGCAGAAAATAAAAGAAGAGAGTGACGGGTTAAAATTAAAAAGTGTATACGATAAGTGTGAAAAACAGATTGTTGATGCTCAAAATAGGGTTTCTAAACTTTTAGTAGATCTTGGAGAGCATGTTGTTTCCATTAATAAAGAGACCTGGGAAAACCCTGAGGTAGATGAGAAGCTAGGTGTCTATAAAGAGTTAAATAAAAAATTAGAAGAGAAACAGAAAGAACTAGTCTACCTTGAGAAACAGAAAAAGTATAACAAACTCTTAAAAGAGATCAAAGAGAGGGAAGAGAGTCTAAAGGTTGAAAGGGAGCATATTGAGAAGCTAACTGAGACTTTAGAGAAAAATAAAGCTAATTTAACAGAGGTTGTTGGAGAGAGTGAACTACTTTTAAAATGGTTAAATGACAACCCTCTTTGACCTTGATTTGAAATAAAAAAATATTAAATAGAGTGAAGTGGGAACAATTATTGATGTAGTTATACGTGACCACGTAAAACCCCTTGCTGTTATTAAATTGATTAAAATTAGAAATATATCTGTGACTACTAATAAGGTTACACTTCTTAGTAGTTTTGATTTAATAAAATAGAATAAAATTTTTGTTATTAATGATATTACCTGTATAGATATAAAGCAGGGTAGTGCGTAAAAAATAAACCAGTCTAAACCAATTATTAGAACATCTAATAAGTATAGATATAGGCCCAGAATTACATTTAAATAGATATATAGAAGTAGCGGGTTTCTTTTTAGATGTAGTGTTGCTGTTACAATCATATATATAAAAATTAGAGAAATAGTAGAAATTAAGGACCAGCTTAGAACTCCCTTTAAGTAGTAGTTTATTCCTGTTGTTAGTAGTATTGTTAAAATTGTAATAAATCTTAAAAAGTGAATAGTATTTATGTCTCGGCTATTCGCCTGTCCTTTAATTATAGAAATTTTGTTAATATCTTTAGGGTATAGAGGATTTGTCTCCTTTCTTTTTTCTGGAAACTCCACTGGAATTTGGCATAGTGGGCAGTTTGAATATCTATGGTTTAGTTTAACACCACAGTGTATACAGTAGGGCATCTTTAACTCCTATTACTCTCTATTTCTACGGGTATACCATCTTTAATAAGGTGACTAAAAAACAGCTGTTCTAACTGTGTCTCTTTAACAATGCTTCCAAAACAGATTGACATTTTATTATTATAAGTGGCAACACCAGCTTTAATTTTACATAGTGCAGATGGTGGTGGAATAAACTCTATATTTTTAATTCTCTCTTTTATTGATTCATCAAACTCTACAATACCCATATTTGATATACTAGTTGAGTATTTACTCTCCCCCATTTTTATATATAGGGATCTAAGTATTATGTTTTTAATAAACAGCGGTATAAGTTTACTCTCCATCTGTCCTCTAATATTCCTGGATATCTGTCTGGATATATACTTATCATTCACCTCCACTTGCATAAAATGGTGGATGATTTTTAGAATCTCTTGAAAGGTAAACTCTCCTAACTCTGGGTCAAAACTTGGTTCTATACTTAAGAAAAAGTTTCTTAGTGTTTTTGATGGGAAAATCTTTCTTAGATTAATTGGAACCATTAATCTAAACGGTTTGGAGTGTTTTCTTCTCTTCTTAGGTGGGAATGATAATAGAATTTCCTGTAATGAGTAACCTAAAACAGTTAAGAGGTACTCTGTTATTGTTACACCAAAACTCTTTGCTACTTCTTTTACTCTATCTGCAGGGAGATACCCTGTTATTATATTGTAAACCTCTTTAGACTCAGCCTTCCATGGTACATGGAAGGCTTTATCACTCTTTCTAGGAGGTGGAATTTGTGGTTTAAAATATTTCTTAAAAGAGTCTTCTAGTTGCTCTTTCTTTAGTTCTTCAGTTATCTCTTGATGGCTTATAGTGTAGCCTAACCTTATAAAATACTGATGTATTAGGTGTTGTAAAAAAATAAAAGCTCCAGTTCCGTCAGTTGATGCATGGCTTACTTCTACAGCAACCCTATTGTGAAAAACTTTTACCTGTATAGGGTGAATACCTCTTCTTCTAATTGGAATCTTTCTACATGGATATAGACTATCTTGGGTTAATAATAACCTCTTTTTATTCTCTTCAAAGTAGAACCAGAAAAATCCTCTTCTACACTGTACATTAAACTGGGGGTAATCCTCCATTGTTTTATCCAGCGCTTCTTGTAACTCTTTTACCTTTATTGGATGATCTAAAGTTGCAGATACTCTAAATACTGTTGTTACTCTATCTGAGACAATTGATGGATAGAATATCCCTGCATTATCCAAGGGAAACCATTTAATCATATTTTAAGTATAGTTAATATTCTTGGTCTTGAATACAATTATTAACTATTGTAATATCCCAACATGATTTCTACAATATTATTATCAGGTGGAGTCGGGTCTAGATCGGGCAAAAACATACCAAAACAGTACTGTGAACTAGATGGAAAAGTAATCTTTCTTTACTGTATTGATGAGCTAATTAAGGCTAATTTAGTTGAAGAGTTAGTAGTTGTTTATGGTGATGGTTTTAAGGATCTAATAGTTAAATTATTAAATAACTATAAGAACTGTTTTAGTTGTATTAAGTTTGTAAAAGGTGGTAGTACTAGACAGGAGTCTGTTTTAAATGGTCTAAAAGAGTGTAGTGGTAGCCGAGTATTACTCCACGAATCTGCTAGACCACTAATAACAGATGAAGAGCTATTAAAAGTTGCAAATCATCCTTCACAAAATGTCACAATGGGCATAGATATTCCATTTACAGTATTAAAACATAGGGACGGTAAAATAGACTCTATACTAAATAGGGAGGAGCTTTTTAATGTGCAGCTTCCTCAAAAATTTAATAGGGAAGATCTTTTAAAAGCCCATATTTGTAGTATAAAAGATGGTAGAAGTTTTACAGATGACTCGTCGTTAATGTTTTATTATAAGTATGATGTAGCAGTTATTTCTGGATCAGAAGAGAATATAAAAATAACTTCAGCAAATGACTTTTCAGTTGCTGAAGGAATATTAAATAGCCGAAAAAACAGGTCGAGGGTTTAATGGGATTAAAATTATTAGAATCAGTAGAAGAGATATTAGATAGGGTAAAGAGAGAGACAGGTAAGGAGATCCTCCTTTTTGAAAATGATAAGATGTCCTCTATGGTAGAGGTTAAGAGTGCTAGGGAGGCTGATGAGAATCATCTAATGGCTTACTCATCAAACTATACTCCAGAGATAAACCATTTAGTAGCTTCTAAGGCTTTACAGATTATAAGAATGTTTAAAGAGACTCCAGAAAACCGAAAGATAGCTGTTGCTTATCAGGACCATTTAAACAATGCAAGGATGGGAATAGCCCTTGAGGTGGAGAGAAAACCACACTTGGAAGTTGTTTTAAATGATCATAACTTAACTTCTACATGGGTTTTAAGCCTTATCAACCAGTTAATTAGTCAACCTGCAAACTTAAATGTAGAGAAAGAGATCTATAATAACTATCCAGATCTTAGGCAGTTTCAAAAAAGTATAATTAATTCTCAGTTTACAGATTTTAACTTAACCCTATCAAAAGAAGTTGAGAGTTTAAGCCCTAGTATAATTTATAATACATCAGCAATTATGAACTATGTATATTTAAAAATCATAGATGATATAACTGGAAGTGATTTTATAGATAACTTAAACTATATTGTTAAAAGAAGTAAATCAGAGACTCTATACGAATATAGTAAAAAGAACCTTGAGAATTCTATTACTGGGGATATTAAAATGACCGATTATTGGGCTAAGTATCTTAACATTGAGAATTGGTATACATGGATTGATTTTGAAGATGGTGCTTCAAACTAATCCCTCTGTTTCTGGCTCTTTGATGTTAAAATTAGGGCTATAAGGGTAAAGATATATGGGGATGCTAGAATTAGATCCGAAGGTATATCTTGACTCTGTCCAAAATTTGATAACATCTGAGTAACTGAAAAGAGTATACAACCTAAAAGAATTCCTATGGGATTTTTTCTTCCTAAATAAATAATAACAAGGGATATCCAACCTCTGCCGGCACTTATATTAGGGATAAAACTTCGTAACTCCATTCCTAAAAAAATACCTGCAATCCCTGAAAATAGACCTGAAACAATAACAGCTGTAGTCCTGTAGAAATCTGGATTAATATTTGAATAGATAAGTGTCTTTTTACTTAAACCTCGAACCTTTAATCTTAATCCAAACCTAGTATGTTTCATTATGAATATTGTTAAAAATGGAATTAATAGGGATAGAAGTATTATTGAGTTCGTATCAAATTCTCTACTATTTTCTAGAAGTATAACACCCTTTGTTCTAAATATCTTATATGCTAGAGCTGATATTATTCCAAAAAAACCCATATTAACTGCTAATCCTGTAATTATAGGATTAGCCTTAAGTTTAATTGTTAAGAACCCATGTAAAAATCCTAATACAGTAATTATAGATAGGGCTAGAAATACTCCTAAATAGAAGGAGCCAGTTACCTTTGTTATAGTAATAAAGAGGAAGGCTCCCATAGTCATATAACCCTCAATAGCTACGTTTGTAGTGCCTGAGTACTCTGTATATAGTCCTCCTATAGACGCTAGGAGAAATGGGGCCATTGTTTGTAGGAAGTCCACTATTCAATACCTCTTTTTATAAATTTATCTTTTATTAATCTTGAAGATATAACAAAAAATAGAACACTTTTAATAATTTGTGATAGCTCTATTGTTACGTCTGAGGTTATTGTAGCATAACTTGAACCAGCATCTAAGAATGAGTAGAATAGAGAGGAGATTATAACCATTATTGGACGGCTTCCCGCCAGTAGGGCAGATGATAAACCATTCCAGCCTAGGTTGTTATTAATTCCTACAATTACAGAGTGGTGATTACCTAAAACTAGTATAACCCCTGCTGCTCCATGGAGTACTCCACTTATAGTTAATCCCGCAACCCTATAGTTTAAGCTTTTTATACCCATTGATTCCGCAAAAACTCTATTTTTACCAGAAATGGTAAATTCGTAACCCCAAAGGGTGTTTTTTAAGTATAGAGATATAATTATAACTAATATTAGTGCTATTAAGAAACCTGCTGATAGAGCTGATGGCTCTAGTATTTTAGGAAGATAATAGGATTTATTAATTTTTGAGGTTGTAAGAATATTACTCCCCTCCATTAAAAAAGGTCCAGTTACAAAGTAGTTGCATATATGAATTATAGTCATTGAGAGTAGGTATGTTGATATAAGACTATTAACCCTGTATTTTATCTCTAACCAAGCTGATATCCAGGTTAATATCCCTGATGTAAAAAGGGCTACAATAATTATAAATGGAAGAGTAAAAACTCCTATAGTATTATTTAGGTATATCGATAGAATACCTGTAATTGTAGCTCCTAGATAGACCTGACCCTCTCCTCCTAAGTTAAAACTGTTGGATTTTAATGCAATAAATGCTCCTAGGGAGGTTAGCATAAGTGGAGCCGCATTATTTAACATATTTCCAAAACTGTAGACATTAGAGAATGGCCCGGTTACAAATGCATAAAATGATAATATTGGGTTGCTGCTTAATATAAGAATCAGAAGTGCAGATGGAACAATAGTTAATATTATAATTATTATTACAGGGTGTTTAAATATTTTATTCATGGGTAATTCCTGAGGATAGTCTCCCTATTAATTCAGGTGTACAGTTTTTATCATTTTTAAGCTCTTTTATTACTTCACCTTTATACATAACAAATACTCTATTGGACAGTTTTAGAATTTCATCTACATCGGAGGAGAGTAGTAAAATCCCTCTGTCCCTCTGTTTTAAACTCTTTATATCCCGATATATATTGTTTGAACTCTCTAAATCTATTCCCCATGTTGGACTACACAGTATTAGTATTTTAGGGTCCTGTTCTAATACACGGGCTAAAACACTCTTTTGTAGATTGCCCCCGCTTAGAGTTCCTGTTTGAGCATTGATAGAACCCTTTATATTATACTTATCTATTAGTTTTCTAGAGAATGAATCAATTTTCTTAGAGTTTAGAACTCCGTGTTTTGAAAAAGATTTTCTATCCTTTGCAATTAGGGTTTCCTTAAGTTTGGAGTTTAGTTCAACCCCCTTTGTTAATCTGTCAGAAGGTACATAACCTATATTGTTTAAACCTAGGCTCATTTTTTCTAGACCCTCTTCCAATCTATGAAGGCCACAATCTCCGTAACCAGTTATTCCAATAATCTCCCTTTCGTGCACCGTCACGTCAACATTGTCTACTATAAATTCAAATAGAGGTTCACCCTGGGGGTTTGTTGTATCGATAATTGTTTTTATTATATCAGTACCACTCATATGTCTAGATATATCATTAAGGTTAACACTTTTTGTATTTACAGTCTCTATAAACTTACCCTTTCTCATTATTGTAAATCTATCTGAAATAGACGAGATGTCTTTTATTTTGTGGGAGATTATAATTATAGTTTTCCCATTTCTTTTTAGGGAAAGTATAGTTTTTCTAAGTTTTTGTGCTTCTATCTCGCTTAGGGCTGAGGTTGGTTCATCAAAAATAAGTATATCTGAGTTATTAAATATAACTTTTATTATTTCTACTAACTGCTTCTGACCAATTGATAGGTCTCGGACCTT
Above is a genomic segment from Thiospirochaeta perfilievii containing:
- a CDS encoding ATP-binding cassette domain-containing protein, which codes for MNIITMNNISKYFSVNNTLALDKMHIEVEEGEIHAIVGENGAGKSTLMKILHNIEKCDSGEITISGKTGMVSQHFRLIEELTILDNIIIGVEPTHFGFLLDREKGKKRLEEILTIYGFYLDVDQKVRDLSIGQKQLVEIIKVIFNNSDILIFDEPTSALSEIEAQKLRKTILSLKRNGKTIIIISHKIKDISSISDRFTIMRKGKFIETVNTKSVNLNDISRHMSGTDIIKTIIDTTNPQGEPLFEFIVDNVDVTVHEREIIGITGYGDCGLHRLEEGLEKMSLGLNNIGYVPSDRLTKGVELNSKLKETLIAKDRKSFSKHGVLNSKKIDSFSRKLIDKYNIKGSINAQTGTLSGGNLQKSVLARVLEQDPKILILCSPTWGIDLESSNNIYRDIKSLKQRDRGILLLSSDVDEILKLSNRVFVMYKGEVIKELKNDKNCTPELIGRLSSGITHE
- a CDS encoding DUF6320 domain-containing protein, which produces MPYCIHCGVKLNHRYSNCPLCQIPVEFPEKRKETNPLYPKDINKISIIKGQANSRDINTIHFLRFITILTILLTTGINYYLKGVLSWSLISTISLIFIYMIVTATLHLKRNPLLLYIYLNVILGLYLYLLDVLIIGLDWFIFYALPCFISIQVISLITKILFYFIKSKLLRSVTLLVVTDIFLILINLITARGFTWSRITTSIIVPTSLYLIFFYFKSRSKRVVI
- a CDS encoding coiled-coil domain-containing protein; translated protein: MKDSEQINLVKKDIKSIEIEKNERIGQLGEIFFDSNIELEDSSIIEDIQRIESEIPIIKNRMEELKSYNLSITEAEEDVKLCHEKIKDIKSGMGSIYEKVGVELFCFVGEKELAYPEIATLYKELKEGEARSESLENKLYSYENSASKKSFLNIFSTPFHVRGIKKEIRLNNKQSLTNFRKLGEVYTNTPQLVKDESNESLLDVLEEYNKLQNSLKSQNEKLISLNKRISDNEQKIKEESDGLKLKSVYDKCEKQIVDAQNRVSKLLVDLGEHVVSINKETWENPEVDEKLGVYKELNKKLEEKQKELVYLEKQKKYNKLLKEIKEREESLKVEREHIEKLTETLEKNKANLTEVVGESELLLKWLNDNPL
- a CDS encoding IspD/TarI family cytidylyltransferase, whose product is MISTILLSGGVGSRSGKNIPKQYCELDGKVIFLYCIDELIKANLVEELVVVYGDGFKDLIVKLLNNYKNCFSCIKFVKGGSTRQESVLNGLKECSGSRVLLHESARPLITDEELLKVANHPSQNVTMGIDIPFTVLKHRDGKIDSILNREELFNVQLPQKFNREDLLKAHICSIKDGRSFTDDSSLMFYYKYDVAVISGSEENIKITSANDFSVAEGILNSRKNRSRV
- a CDS encoding ABC transporter permease; translated protein: MDFLQTMAPFLLASIGGLYTEYSGTTNVAIEGYMTMGAFLFITITKVTGSFYLGVFLALSIITVLGFLHGFLTIKLKANPIITGLAVNMGFFGIISALAYKIFRTKGVILLENSREFDTNSIILLSLLIPFLTIFIMKHTRFGLRLKVRGLSKKTLIYSNINPDFYRTTAVIVSGLFSGIAGIFLGMELRSFIPNISAGRGWISLVIIYLGRKNPIGILLGCILFSVTQMLSNFGQSQDIPSDLILASPYIFTLIALILTSKSQKQRD
- a CDS encoding ABC transporter permease gives rise to the protein MNKIFKHPVIIIIILTIVPSALLILILSSNPILSFYAFVTGPFSNVYSFGNMLNNAAPLMLTSLGAFIALKSNSFNLGGEGQVYLGATITGILSIYLNNTIGVFTLPFIIIVALFTSGILTWISAWLEIKYRVNSLISTYLLSMTIIHICNYFVTGPFLMEGSNILTTSKINKSYYLPKILEPSALSAGFLIALILVIIISLYLKNTLWGYEFTISGKNRVFAESMGIKSLNYRVAGLTISGVLHGAAGVILVLGNHHSVIVGINNNLGWNGLSSALLAGSRPIMVIISSLFYSFLDAGSSYATITSDVTIELSQIIKSVLFFVISSRLIKDKFIKRGIE